From a region of the Vicia villosa cultivar HV-30 ecotype Madison, WI unplaced genomic scaffold, Vvil1.0 ctg.003033F_1_1, whole genome shotgun sequence genome:
- the LOC131640300 gene encoding uncharacterized protein LOC131640300, producing MHEIGIPRLFTKKIMAIVKCVTYVFNVNGGVSETMQAYREIRQGDPISPLLFVITMEYLNRLLHSMQLNANLNHHSKCEKLSLTNFIFVDEILLFCRGDTRSVEMMMETVDRFSASTGLIINRGKCKSYPREVHEKIEQEIKVTTKFEEVKPPFRYLEAPLSSKKLNIILYLPLIDRIVRRIQHWTSKLLSYAGRIQLVKSITFVVTQYWMHYFPIPKAVIHKIEAIGRSFIWSGSHDVTRKSHVAWRTVCRPYSQGSLNIINMGV from the coding sequence ATGCATGAAATTGGTATACCTAGGCTATTCACTAAAAAGATTATGGCTATTGTAAAATGTGTGACATATGTGTTCAATGTCAATGGTGGAGTGAGTGAAACTATGCAAGCTTATAGAGAGATAAGGCAAGGGGACCCTATCTCCCCCTTGTTGTTTGTTATCACAATGGAATATCTAAATAGATTGCTGCATAGCATGCAATTGAATGCAAACTTGAACCATCATTCTAAGTGTGAAAAGCTTAGTctcacaaattttatttttgtagatGAAATTTTGCTTTTTTGCAGAGGTGACACAAGGTCTGTGGAAATGATGATGGAGACAGTGGACAGGTTTTCTGCTTCAACAGGGTTGATTATAAATCGAGGTAAATGCAAGAGTTATCCCAGAGAGGTTCATGAGAAAATTGAGCAGGAGATCAAAGTGACTACTAAATTTGAAGAAGTAAAACCCCCCTTCAGATATTTAGAGGCACCCCTCAGTAGTAAGAAACTGAATATTATACTTTACCTCCCACTTATTGATAGGATTGTAAGAAGAATTCAACATTGGACCTCAAAGCTCTTGAGCTATGCTGGTAGGATCCAATTAGTCAAGAGCATAACTTTTGTTGTGACTCAATATTGGATGCACTATTTCCCTATTCCAAAAGCAGTGATACATAAGATTGAGGCGATTGGCAGATCTTTCATTTGGTCTGGTAGTCATGATGTCACTAGGAAAAGTCATGTTGCTTGGAGGACAGTCTGCAGGCCTTACAGTCAAGGGAGTCTGAACATCATTAATATGGGTGTGTGA